Proteins from one Flavobacterium branchiarum genomic window:
- a CDS encoding glycoside hydrolase family 3 C-terminal domain-containing protein, which translates to MFRNIKAVVVLLLLGTFGMNAQNKVPVYLDDKKPIQERVEDALARMTLEEKIAMVHAQSKFSSPGVPRLGIPEFWMTDGPHGIRSEVLWDEWDQAGWTNDSCIAFPALTALAATWNKEMSSLYGKSIGEEARYRNKTVLLGPGVNIYRSPLNGRNFEYMGEDPFLASKMVVPYIKGVQQNGVAACVKHFALNNQETNRHTVNVNVDDRALYEIYLPAFKAAVQEGDAWTIMGSYNKYKGQPNCHNEFLLNDILRGEWGFKGAVVADWGGVSNTRQAITNGLDMEFGTWTNGLSAGTSNAYQNYYLAKPYLDLIKSGEVGTKELDQKIRNILRLAFLTTMDKNRPYGSFGTEEHGLAGRKIAEEGIVLLQNKNNILPINLNKTKKIAVIGENAIKMMTVGGGSSSLKAKYEILPLDGLKKRVGTQAEVIYARGYVGDAEGNYNGVASGQDLTEKRPADQLLAEAIAVAKKADIVLFFGGLNKSNYQDAEGVDRTSLELPYNQDKIITELLKVNKNVVFINISGNAVAMPWVNEVPGIVQGWFLGSETGNALASILVGDANPSGKLPFTFPVKLKDNGAHALGEFPGKEEVTYNESIFVGYRWADKQKVKPLFSFGHGLSYTTFQYGKVTADAKTITAADKITFTVNVKNTGTKDGSEIVQLYITDLKSSLPRPIKELKGFEKVNLKAGEEKTVSITVDKAALSFFDPVKHDWVAEPGDFEALIGASSTDVKTKVKFTLK; encoded by the coding sequence ATGTTTAGAAACATTAAAGCAGTTGTTGTTTTACTCTTATTAGGTACATTCGGGATGAATGCACAAAATAAAGTACCCGTTTATCTTGATGATAAAAAGCCAATTCAAGAGCGTGTCGAAGATGCACTTGCGCGAATGACTTTAGAAGAAAAAATAGCAATGGTACATGCACAATCAAAGTTTAGTTCTCCTGGAGTACCACGTTTGGGAATTCCTGAATTTTGGATGACAGATGGACCTCATGGTATTCGTTCAGAAGTTTTGTGGGATGAGTGGGATCAAGCCGGATGGACAAATGATTCATGTATTGCATTTCCAGCACTTACAGCTCTTGCAGCAACTTGGAATAAAGAAATGTCTTCATTATATGGTAAATCAATAGGTGAAGAAGCACGTTACCGTAATAAAACTGTTTTATTAGGACCTGGTGTAAATATTTACAGATCACCTCTTAACGGGCGTAACTTTGAATACATGGGTGAAGATCCGTTCTTGGCTTCAAAAATGGTAGTACCTTACATTAAAGGAGTACAACAAAACGGTGTTGCTGCTTGTGTAAAACATTTTGCTTTAAACAATCAAGAAACAAACCGTCATACAGTAAATGTAAATGTAGATGATCGTGCATTGTACGAAATATATTTACCAGCATTTAAAGCTGCTGTTCAAGAAGGTGATGCTTGGACTATAATGGGATCTTATAATAAATACAAAGGACAGCCTAACTGCCATAATGAGTTTTTATTAAATGATATTCTTCGTGGAGAATGGGGATTTAAAGGAGCTGTTGTTGCCGATTGGGGTGGTGTTAGTAACACACGACAAGCAATTACAAATGGTTTAGACATGGAGTTTGGAACATGGACAAATGGTTTATCTGCAGGAACAAGTAATGCTTATCAAAATTATTATTTAGCAAAACCTTATTTGGATTTGATTAAATCTGGAGAAGTAGGAACTAAAGAATTGGATCAAAAAATCCGTAACATACTTAGATTAGCTTTCCTTACAACAATGGATAAAAACAGACCATACGGTTCGTTTGGAACAGAAGAGCATGGTTTAGCTGGTCGTAAAATTGCTGAAGAAGGAATTGTTTTGTTGCAAAACAAGAATAACATATTGCCAATTAATCTTAACAAAACGAAGAAAATTGCTGTTATTGGAGAAAATGCAATCAAGATGATGACTGTTGGTGGAGGTAGTTCATCATTAAAAGCTAAATATGAAATTTTACCATTAGATGGTTTAAAGAAAAGAGTAGGTACACAAGCCGAAGTTATATATGCTCGCGGCTATGTAGGTGATGCTGAAGGTAATTACAACGGGGTTGCTTCAGGGCAAGATTTGACTGAAAAACGCCCAGCAGACCAATTATTAGCTGAAGCTATAGCAGTTGCCAAAAAAGCTGATATAGTATTGTTTTTTGGTGGATTGAACAAAAGTAATTATCAAGATGCAGAAGGAGTAGACCGTACAAGTTTAGAGCTTCCATACAATCAAGATAAAATTATTACTGAATTACTTAAAGTAAATAAAAACGTAGTATTCATAAATATCTCAGGGAATGCTGTTGCAATGCCGTGGGTAAATGAAGTACCAGGAATTGTACAAGGATGGTTTTTAGGATCAGAAACAGGTAATGCTTTGGCATCTATTTTAGTTGGTGATGCTAATCCTTCAGGAAAATTACCATTTACTTTCCCAGTTAAACTAAAGGATAACGGAGCTCATGCTTTGGGAGAATTCCCAGGAAAAGAAGAAGTGACTTATAACGAAAGTATTTTTGTTGGATACCGTTGGGCAGACAAGCAAAAAGTAAAACCATTGTTCAGCTTTGGACATGGATTAAGCTACACAACTTTCCAATACGGAAAAGTTACTGCTGATGCAAAAACAATAACAGCAGCTGATAAGATTACATTTACTGTAAACGTTAAAAATACAGGGACTAAAGATGGTTCAGAAATAGTTCAGTTATACATTACAGATTTAAAATCTTCATTACCACGTCCTATCAAAGAATTAAAAGGATTTGAGAAAGTAAATCTAAAAGCGGGTGAAGAAAAAACAGTTTCTATAACAGTTGATAAAGCAGCTTTAAGCTTTTTCGATCCTGTTAAGCATGACTGGGTTGCTGAACCAGGTGACTTTGAAGCATTAATAGGAGCTTCTTCTACAGACGTTAAAACGAAAGTGAAATTTACTTTAAAATAG
- a CDS encoding DUF1254 domain-containing protein: MKNFIQIIFIVCLFTGCKKEEKKVTDEKKVTTIENDSGIIKTAEIAYLYGLPLVLTDITRRQSTNVEEAGSAGAPINQFAHKSTFPDATLKNGGQLNADTYYSSAWLDLGKGPMVLSVPDTYGRYYQLSMQDAYTNIFSTVNKRTTGTGAANFFITGPKSTEPIPIGMQEIKSPTNIVRINNQIQINSYVDGLKVYKLQRQFKLIPLSSWATDYVAPKGKIDSSIPKDSPNDIVSKIPIGEFFNYVNQLMANNPPSDKDAETIKRFATIGIKPGTKFNLSTLSSSVQATLRSLPDKMLSELNKESTTLPKVENGWTPIDLKLGAFGTDYKHRALVSYQGLEINLPQDMISSSCIVDEVGDKLNGSNKYTIHFNQDEVPLANAFWSLTAYNSKGAFVANPMNRFTIGNRDSLIRNADGSIDIYFQRTYPGKIRENNWLPVSSGDFNIVLRVYSPKEQMLKGKWIIPSIKKIVPIAPVSQSAPVTVAAVE, translated from the coding sequence ATGAAGAACTTTATCCAAATAATTTTTATAGTTTGCTTATTCACAGGTTGCAAAAAAGAAGAGAAAAAAGTAACTGATGAAAAAAAAGTTACTACTATTGAAAATGATAGTGGTATTATAAAAACAGCCGAAATAGCTTATCTGTATGGTTTACCATTAGTATTAACGGATATTACTCGCAGACAATCTACTAACGTAGAAGAGGCGGGGAGCGCAGGAGCTCCAATAAATCAGTTTGCTCATAAATCTACATTTCCCGACGCAACTCTTAAAAATGGCGGGCAACTTAATGCCGACACTTATTATTCGTCAGCTTGGCTAGATTTAGGAAAAGGCCCAATGGTGCTTTCCGTTCCAGATACTTACGGTAGGTATTATCAGCTTTCTATGCAAGATGCTTATACCAATATTTTTTCTACCGTAAACAAAAGAACCACCGGAACAGGAGCAGCTAATTTTTTTATAACAGGTCCAAAATCAACAGAGCCAATTCCTATTGGAATGCAAGAAATTAAATCACCAACCAATATAGTGCGAATTAATAACCAAATTCAAATTAATAGTTATGTTGATGGACTGAAAGTATATAAGCTACAACGTCAGTTTAAATTGATCCCTTTGAGTAGTTGGGCTACAGACTATGTTGCTCCAAAAGGCAAAATTGACTCTTCGATTCCCAAAGATTCTCCAAATGATATTGTTTCTAAAATTCCTATTGGTGAGTTTTTTAATTATGTAAATCAGTTGATGGCTAATAATCCGCCAAGTGACAAAGATGCCGAAACAATAAAAAGGTTTGCTACAATTGGTATTAAACCTGGAACTAAATTTAATTTGAGCACTTTAAGTAGTTCGGTACAAGCAACGTTACGATCACTTCCTGATAAAATGTTGAGTGAATTGAATAAAGAGTCAACAACACTTCCAAAAGTTGAAAACGGATGGACACCAATAGATTTAAAATTAGGAGCATTTGGAACCGATTATAAACACAGAGCGCTAGTTTCATATCAAGGATTAGAAATTAATTTACCCCAAGATATGATTAGTTCATCCTGTATTGTTGATGAGGTTGGAGATAAATTAAATGGATCCAATAAATACACGATTCATTTTAATCAAGATGAGGTTCCGCTAGCAAATGCCTTTTGGTCATTAACCGCTTATAATTCAAAAGGAGCATTTGTAGCTAATCCGATGAATCGTTTCACAATAGGCAATCGAGATTCGTTAATTAGAAACGCTGATGGTTCGATAGATATTTATTTCCAAAGAACATATCCAGGGAAAATTCGAGAAAATAATTGGCTACCCGTATCATCAGGAGATTTCAATATTGTATTGCGAGTATATTCTCCAAAAGAACAAATGCTAAAAGGAAAATGGATAATTCCCTCTATTAAAAAGATAGTTCCTATTGCCCCAGTTTCTCAATCAGCGCCGGTGACTGTTGCAGCGGTTGAGTAG
- a CDS encoding acyl-CoA dehydrogenase family protein has product MKNSRLQSFIPLFYLVWSDDLLTQKEFVTLQEFIRSQNWLTEEDKEVLLSKIDISVPPSREQLTNWKLDIEKSIQDKESIKTIFDIVVALSGDDQNLKELEPAFAKLENDLGVFGEEAIGAFKKTATSFTSNYKTESSFDTKILTEILDGEQASIIKKVKSVISKPEFAYETSTDINVYRAKVFEWCKILAKENLGNMAYPKQYGGGENIADYFAIMETLSYHDLSLVIKFGVQFGLWGMSVQSLGTEKHYSKYLKDIGSLKIPGCFAMTETHHGSNVKGLETTATYNYDEQTFTIHTPNTNAQKEYIGNAAVHGQMATVFAKLIINDVDYGVNAFIVPLREANGNAIKGVTIGDCGHKMGLNGVDNGTISFDNVVIPKENMLDRFASVNEKGEFESPIPSDNRRFFTMLGTLVGGRIGIPRSALAAAKSGLAIAIRYSDQRRQFGPEGGSEVPILNYRMHQRRLIPQLAKTYAVHFALQYLTSRFLNKTESEMQEIEALAAGMKSYSTWSTRDILQECREACGGKGYLSENRIDALKNDTEIYTTFEGDNTVLMQLVAKNRLSEFRKSFGEMGAVGIINYVYENAKTVISEKNPIATRKTDDAHLLDNEFHLLAFQHREKTTLASAAKRIKKLIDSGLEPYDAFNVVQHQMIDVAQAYLERIVLEQFQVAVESVKDESVKAILSKLCQLYALAQIEKNKGWYLEDGYMEAVKTKAVRKMVNQLCWDIRPDAVSLVNAFDIPESCLAAPILK; this is encoded by the coding sequence ATGAAAAATTCAAGACTCCAATCCTTTATACCTCTTTTTTATCTCGTTTGGTCAGATGATCTTTTAACTCAAAAAGAGTTTGTTACTTTGCAAGAATTTATCCGTTCACAAAATTGGCTTACAGAAGAAGACAAGGAGGTTTTACTATCTAAAATTGATATTTCAGTACCACCATCGAGAGAGCAACTTACAAATTGGAAACTTGATATCGAAAAAAGTATTCAAGATAAAGAATCTATTAAAACTATATTTGATATTGTTGTAGCCCTTTCGGGAGATGATCAAAATCTTAAAGAATTAGAGCCTGCTTTTGCAAAACTTGAAAATGATCTTGGCGTTTTTGGTGAAGAAGCTATTGGAGCTTTCAAAAAAACAGCAACTTCATTCACTTCAAATTATAAAACGGAGAGTAGTTTTGATACTAAAATTCTAACAGAGATTCTTGATGGCGAACAAGCTTCGATTATAAAAAAAGTAAAATCAGTTATAAGCAAACCTGAATTTGCCTACGAAACTTCTACAGATATTAATGTATATCGTGCAAAAGTATTTGAATGGTGCAAAATCTTAGCCAAAGAAAATTTAGGCAATATGGCTTATCCAAAGCAATATGGTGGAGGAGAAAATATAGCCGATTATTTTGCGATTATGGAAACGCTTAGTTATCATGATTTGAGTTTGGTGATTAAGTTTGGTGTACAATTCGGACTTTGGGGAATGAGTGTACAATCGCTGGGAACAGAAAAACATTACAGCAAATATTTAAAAGATATTGGTTCATTAAAAATACCAGGTTGTTTTGCTATGACCGAAACGCATCATGGCTCGAATGTTAAAGGACTTGAAACGACAGCTACTTATAACTACGACGAGCAGACGTTTACTATTCATACACCAAATACAAATGCTCAGAAAGAATATATTGGTAATGCAGCTGTACATGGGCAAATGGCAACTGTATTTGCGAAACTAATAATCAACGATGTTGATTATGGTGTAAATGCTTTTATTGTGCCTTTAAGAGAAGCAAATGGCAATGCCATAAAAGGAGTCACTATTGGTGATTGCGGTCATAAAATGGGATTAAACGGAGTCGATAACGGTACAATCAGTTTTGATAATGTAGTTATTCCAAAAGAAAATATGTTAGATAGATTCGCTTCTGTAAACGAAAAAGGCGAATTCGAAAGTCCAATACCAAGTGATAACCGACGATTTTTTACCATGCTTGGAACATTAGTTGGTGGACGAATAGGAATTCCACGTTCGGCATTGGCAGCAGCTAAATCAGGATTAGCAATTGCAATTAGATATAGCGATCAACGCAGACAATTTGGACCAGAAGGGGGTTCAGAAGTTCCTATTTTGAATTATCGCATGCACCAACGCCGATTGATTCCACAACTTGCAAAAACCTATGCCGTACATTTTGCTTTGCAATATCTTACGAGTCGTTTCTTAAACAAAACAGAATCTGAAATGCAGGAAATTGAAGCTCTTGCTGCCGGAATGAAATCGTATTCAACTTGGAGTACGAGGGATATTTTGCAAGAATGTCGTGAAGCCTGTGGAGGTAAAGGGTATTTGTCTGAGAATAGAATAGACGCTTTAAAAAATGACACTGAAATCTATACCACTTTTGAGGGAGATAATACAGTATTGATGCAATTGGTAGCTAAAAATCGCTTATCTGAATTTAGAAAATCATTTGGAGAGATGGGAGCAGTGGGAATCATTAATTATGTATATGAAAATGCAAAAACTGTAATTTCTGAGAAGAATCCAATTGCTACTCGTAAAACAGATGATGCACATTTATTGGATAATGAGTTTCATTTATTAGCATTTCAGCACCGAGAAAAAACGACTTTAGCATCTGCGGCTAAGCGTATAAAAAAACTTATCGATAGCGGATTGGAACCGTATGATGCATTTAATGTGGTACAACACCAAATGATTGATGTAGCTCAAGCGTATCTAGAGCGAATTGTTTTAGAACAGTTTCAAGTTGCTGTAGAATCTGTTAAAGATGAAAGTGTAAAAGCTATTCTATCAAAATTATGTCAATTGTATGCTCTTGCTCAAATAGAGAAGAATAAAGGCTGGTATCTTGAAGATGGATATATGGAAGCTGTAAAAACAAAAGCAGTACGTAAAATGGTTAATCAGCTTTGTTGGGATATAAGACCAGATGCTGTTTCGTTGGTCAATGCTTTTGATATTCCTGAAAGTTGTCTTGCTGCGCCGATTTTGAAATAA
- a CDS encoding PLP-dependent aminotransferase family protein has translation MKNSNYLYLQFADRIEKQIKSGLFNVGDKLPSIREVCAETGYSMSTVSKAYYEMESRSLIESRPQSGYYVSNISSRTIAVPSPSSPIISCANIEREDLIDLVYGSMMNKNVTMLSLGFPSNELLPIAKLNKGMVQAMRQFPNSATGYDEVQGNLNLRKEIARWSFTWGGSLTEDDVITTQGCISAISHCLMTLTKPGDTIITESPVYFGILQLAKSLGLYIMELPTNMTTGIELDALKKALSTNKITLCILMSNFSNPSGSMMPVEHKKEVVRLMEHYNVPLIEDDIHGDLYFGSSRPTNCKTYDESGIVLCCNSVSKSLAPGYRVGWVSPGKFKKQILHTKLYHTVSCTTITHEVVADFLKNGRYENHLRKIRQILHHNSINYINTILESFPAGTKVSQPQGGFFLWLELDKKIDTAVVYQLAMQHNISIAPGRIFTFQDQFYNCMRLSFGLPWSNEIRQSIQTLGMLVGKM, from the coding sequence ATGAAAAATTCCAACTATTTATATTTGCAATTTGCCGACCGAATTGAAAAACAAATCAAATCAGGCCTTTTTAATGTAGGTGATAAACTCCCTTCTATACGAGAAGTATGTGCCGAAACTGGATACAGTATGAGTACAGTTAGCAAGGCTTATTATGAGATGGAGAGTCGTTCTCTTATAGAATCTAGACCACAATCGGGTTATTATGTGAGTAATATTTCGTCACGAACAATCGCTGTACCTTCACCAAGTAGCCCTATAATAAGTTGTGCTAATATTGAACGTGAAGATTTAATCGATCTTGTTTATGGTAGCATGATGAATAAAAATGTAACGATGCTTTCACTAGGTTTTCCATCTAATGAGCTACTTCCTATTGCCAAACTAAACAAAGGAATGGTACAAGCTATGCGTCAATTTCCAAATAGCGCAACTGGTTATGATGAAGTACAGGGAAATCTTAATCTAAGAAAAGAAATTGCACGATGGTCTTTTACTTGGGGAGGCAGCTTAACCGAAGATGATGTAATAACAACTCAGGGATGTATTAGTGCAATATCTCATTGCTTAATGACATTAACAAAGCCTGGAGATACCATTATTACAGAGAGTCCTGTTTACTTCGGAATACTCCAACTGGCAAAATCATTGGGTTTGTACATAATGGAGCTACCAACTAATATGACTACAGGAATAGAACTTGATGCACTAAAGAAAGCCCTATCTACCAATAAAATTACACTTTGTATATTAATGAGCAACTTTAGTAATCCATCTGGGAGTATGATGCCAGTTGAGCATAAAAAAGAAGTTGTTCGATTAATGGAGCATTACAATGTACCACTTATCGAAGATGATATTCATGGTGATTTATACTTCGGCAGTAGTAGGCCAACTAACTGTAAAACCTATGATGAAAGCGGCATTGTGCTTTGCTGTAACTCCGTTTCAAAATCATTAGCTCCAGGTTACCGAGTGGGTTGGGTATCTCCAGGGAAATTCAAAAAACAAATCTTACACACCAAATTATACCATACCGTTTCCTGTACTACAATTACTCACGAAGTAGTTGCTGATTTTCTTAAAAATGGTAGATATGAAAACCACCTTAGGAAAATACGTCAAATTTTACATCATAACAGTATTAATTATATCAATACAATATTAGAATCTTTTCCTGCAGGAACCAAAGTCAGCCAGCCACAAGGAGGATTTTTTCTATGGTTAGAATTGGATAAAAAAATAGACACCGCAGTAGTATACCAACTCGCTATGCAACACAATATCAGTATAGCACCTGGACGGATATTTACTTTTCAAGACCAATTTTACAACTGCATGCGATTAAGTTTTGGATTGCCTTGGAGCAACGAAATAAGACAGTCGATACAAACATTAGGCATGTTGGTTGGGAAAATGTAA
- a CDS encoding EamA family transporter, with amino-acid sequence MKNSKYYLAAITAYTIWGFFSLVLKPIHSYSSLDILFYRVFSCSILLLLISFVFKRKKIKEAVATFKALSLEKKRKTVLLNIGGSIFLTANWFTFIYVMNHVSVKATSLAYLVCPILTTLLAYFILHEKLSKTQWISVGLSITGCLLLSYANIMDMFFSIIIGLTYASYLVSQRVNVGFDKFIVLTFHITLSALFLLPFFPAYSGPIPTEFKFYLCIEIIALGFTIIPLLLNLFALTGLNSSTVGMLLNINPMIAFGLATFVYHEQSGPLQILSYSIIFISVFIFNSHHIFKNKPNEIPITSGADK; translated from the coding sequence ATGAAGAATTCGAAATATTACCTAGCAGCTATTACTGCATATACAATCTGGGGTTTTTTTAGTCTCGTACTAAAGCCAATACATTCTTATTCATCGTTGGATATTTTATTCTATCGTGTTTTTAGCTGTAGCATTTTATTACTACTTATTTCTTTTGTTTTTAAAAGAAAAAAAATCAAAGAAGCTGTTGCAACTTTTAAAGCATTATCACTTGAAAAAAAGCGTAAAACTGTTTTGCTGAATATAGGAGGTAGCATATTTTTAACAGCTAATTGGTTTACATTTATATATGTAATGAATCATGTGAGCGTTAAAGCAACATCACTAGCGTACTTAGTTTGTCCAATTTTAACGACTTTATTGGCTTACTTTATATTGCATGAAAAATTATCAAAAACACAATGGATATCAGTAGGATTGAGTATTACTGGTTGTTTGCTTTTGTCTTATGCGAATATCATGGATATGTTTTTTAGTATAATAATCGGATTAACTTATGCGAGTTATTTGGTAAGTCAGCGAGTTAATGTAGGTTTTGATAAGTTCATAGTACTGACTTTTCATATTACTTTATCTGCATTGTTTTTATTGCCGTTTTTCCCTGCTTATAGCGGACCGATTCCTACTGAATTTAAATTTTATTTGTGTATAGAAATTATAGCCCTTGGCTTTACAATTATCCCATTATTACTGAACTTATTTGCTCTTACAGGTCTTAACTCATCTACAGTAGGAATGTTATTGAATATTAATCCGATGATTGCTTTTGGATTGGCAACTTTTGTATATCATGAACAAAGCGGACCTTTACAGATTTTATCATACAGTATTATTTTTATTTCGGTATTTATTTTTAATTCGCATCACATTTTTAAAAATAAACCAAATGAGATACCAATAACTAGTGGAGCTGATAAATGA
- a CDS encoding DoxX family membrane protein, translating into MKNTQQLAQLFLRLALGIGFILPVLDRLGMLGAAGEPNVGWGNWTNFVDYTNSLIPYLNHNMANIMGVIATAAEIIFGVLLIIGFKIKITAYGSFLLTLSFALSMLLFAGYRAPFNYSVFTASAASLLLATIPFYNWSIDKLLASKN; encoded by the coding sequence ATGAAAAACACACAACAATTAGCGCAACTTTTTCTAAGGTTAGCATTAGGAATTGGTTTTATATTACCAGTATTGGATCGATTAGGAATGCTTGGCGCTGCGGGTGAGCCGAACGTAGGCTGGGGTAATTGGACCAATTTTGTCGATTATACTAATTCCTTGATACCTTACCTAAATCATAATATGGCTAACATTATGGGGGTAATTGCAACAGCAGCAGAAATTATATTTGGTGTATTACTTATAATTGGTTTCAAAATAAAAATAACTGCTTACGGAAGCTTTCTACTAACATTATCATTTGCTTTAAGCATGCTACTTTTTGCAGGCTACAGAGCACCATTTAATTATTCCGTATTTACAGCAAGCGCCGCATCTTTACTATTGGCAACAATTCCATTTTACAATTGGAGTATTGATAAACTACTTGCTAGTAAAAATTAA
- a CDS encoding DsbA family oxidoreductase, which produces MEIIATPKMKVEVWSDIMCPFCYIGKRNYETALNKFAANKDIEIVWKSFQLDPHIPEHFDKKENVYEYLANRKGISYDDSVRMHQGVVQTAKNAGLEYNFDNAVVANSFNAHRMIQLAKTKGLGDQAEERLFYAYFTEGKNFGDPQVLEELGKDIGLTTEDVKESLTNDEYADKVKSDVEEAQQLGINGVPFFIFNRKYAINGAQSPDTFLQTLEKSFGEWRKENPETKFDIIDGQSCTPDGNCN; this is translated from the coding sequence ATGGAAATAATAGCAACACCAAAAATGAAAGTAGAAGTTTGGAGTGATATCATGTGTCCGTTTTGCTACATTGGAAAACGAAATTATGAAACTGCACTTAACAAATTTGCTGCTAACAAGGATATAGAAATTGTATGGAAAAGCTTTCAGCTTGATCCACATATTCCTGAGCACTTTGACAAAAAAGAAAATGTTTACGAATATCTTGCTAATAGAAAAGGAATTAGTTACGACGATTCAGTAAGAATGCATCAAGGTGTAGTTCAAACGGCTAAAAATGCAGGATTAGAATACAACTTTGATAATGCAGTTGTAGCCAATTCATTCAATGCTCACCGAATGATACAGTTAGCAAAAACAAAAGGCCTTGGTGATCAAGCCGAAGAGCGCTTGTTTTATGCTTATTTTACAGAAGGAAAAAACTTTGGAGATCCACAAGTTTTAGAAGAATTAGGAAAGGACATTGGTTTAACTACAGAAGATGTAAAAGAATCATTAACCAATGACGAATATGCTGATAAAGTGAAAAGCGATGTAGAAGAAGCACAACAACTTGGTATAAATGGAGTGCCATTTTTTATTTTCAATAGAAAATATGCTATAAATGGAGCACAATCTCCTGATACATTTTTGCAAACTTTAGAGAAATCATTTGGCGAATGGAGAAAAGAAAATCCTGAAACAAAGTTTGATATAATCGATGGACAATCTTGTACTCCAGACGGAAATTGCAATTAA